In Conger conger chromosome 9, fConCon1.1, whole genome shotgun sequence, the genomic stretch GGTAAATTGGTGAAATGTGCTGGTGAATTGGCTGCACCAGCCACTGTGGTCAGTGTGGATGAAAAGGCGAGTTTGCAGCCCTGTTCTTAGTGTCTCTCCCGTTTCCTTCCCAGTTCTTGATGATATCCCTGGTCATGTCCGTGCTGTATGTGTGGGCCCAGATCAACAGAGACACGATCGTCTCCTTCTGGTTCGGAACCAGGTTTAAGGTACTGCGCTCTATACACTGGTCCTGACACTGATGCTGATCCCAGTGTTGGGATGTTCTCCTCTGGTCAAATGGGTACATCATTCAAATATCGCTGCTCGTTTATTGTTCTTCCTGATAAAAACATTGTGGGACATTTCATTTGGTCTGTCAGCAACTGTTCTGGAAATTTTTGTTAACGTCTGTGAATAAAGTAATTGCCcgtttccttttttcacagGCATGGTATCTCCCTTGGGTCATTCTTCTATTTAACTACATCATTGGAGGCTCGTGAGTATCGTACATTGACGGTAGTCCAGAAGCAGTCAGACATGCATTGACAGGAAGTGCTTAAATCTAAGTGCATTTTCTTTCACGTTTGGCAGAGATGTTATGATGAGGTGTGCATGTGTTAATTTAAGCCATTTTGAACGGTCTTCTCACTCTCATCTCTGCAGGTTGATCAGCGAACTGATTGGAAACCTAGTCGGGCATCTCTACTTCTTCTTGATGTTTAAATACCCCATGGATTTGGGCGGCAGGGCCTTTCTTTCCACCCCTCAGTTTCTGTAAGCATCTCAACACTTCATTTAAAAGAGTCGAaaacagtttaaatgttttccaCAAAGTTGTGCTATTCTGTAGCCCTTGCCTCTCAATGTCAATGCTGTGAACGCTGGCTGTGTGAGCCTGAACCTTCCTCTGCCCCCCAGGTACCGCTTCTTCCCCAACAGAAGAGGGGGAGTCTCAGGATTTGGGGTGCCGCCCCCCAGCAGGAGGCCGGCGGCCCAGGAGCAAGAAGGGCCCGCCCGGGGGCGTCATAACTGGGGCCAAGGCTTCCGGCTGGGTGACGACTGAAGAGCCGCGGAGGGAGGCAGCAGAGGCTTCTCCGAGACTTTTACCGTGCCAGTGGAAAAGACGAAGGACGTTTAGGATGTtattttcccccccccctcccccctctcctcggACAGGTGTAAGATCAGTCTACTGGCAGTGTCACACCTGCAGATCAGCATGtgattttggtttggttttgtcTGTACTCTTTAATGATGACATATTGTATTTCCCTGTAATTAAAAAGGTCCTGCGTGTG encodes the following:
- the derl1 gene encoding derlin-1, with product MSDFGDWFKTIPIITRYWFAGSIIFPLIGKLGLISPYHLVLSPELFFRKFQIWRPITSTLYFPTGFVYLITLYYLYQYSSRLETGAFDGRPADYIFMLLFNWICVVIIGFIMNMPFLMISLVMSVLYVWAQINRDTIVSFWFGTRFKAWYLPWVILLFNYIIGGSLISELIGNLVGHLYFFLMFKYPMDLGGRAFLSTPQFLYRFFPNRRGGVSGFGVPPPSRRPAAQEQEGPARGRHNWGQGFRLGDD